In Planctobacterium marinum, the DNA window TTCGTTTGCCATTATCCATGAGAAAAACGAAAAACAAATTAAACTTTTGGGGGATAAACCCCAAAATGTCTAAAAATAATAAAATAATCACTTAACAGTGTTACGCCGTTTGTTTACTCTTCGTCTCTTAGCAGGAGTAATTAAGCAACATGAAGACAATAGAAAAGTCCAGCAAACTCAATAATGTATGTTACGACATTCGTGGCCCGATTTTGAGTGAAGCAAAACGCCTTGAGGATGAAGGGCACCGCATATTAAAACTCAACATTGGCAACCCTGCCCCGTTTGGTTTTGAAGCCCCGGAAGATATTCTTAAGGATGTGATACATAACCTACCAAGTTCTCAAGGTTATGCCGATGCAAATGGACTTTATGCAGCCCGTGTTGCGGTAATGCAGTACTACCAACAGCGCAATATCAAAAATATTAGTATTGAAGACGTTTTTATTGGCAATGGCGTCAGTGAGCTGATTGTTATGGCAATGCAAGCGCTACTGAACAATGGTGACGAAGTATTGCTGCCCTCACCCGACTATCCGCTTTGGACGGCAGCGGTCAGCTTGAGTTCGGGCACACCGATCCACTACAGATGTGACGAACAATCTAACTGGTTCCCGGATATTGAAGATATCAAATCCAAAATAACGCCCAACACCAAGGCAATTGTGCTTATCAATCCCAATAATCCTACTGGCGCTGTTTACAGTAAAGATTTGCTGTTACAACTCATCGAAGTTGCCAGAGAACATGGTTTGATGATTTTCAGCGATGAAATATACGACAAGATCGTTTACGACCGCGCCAAACATATCTCCATTGCAAGTCTTGCCGATGATATCTTTTTTGTCACCTTTAGCGGTTTGTCTAAAAATTATCGCGTTGCAGGATTTCGCGCAGGCTGGCTGTTTATCAGTGGTAATAAACGTCTTGGAAGGGGTTATATTGAAGGCCTGAATATTTTGTCATCAATGCGCATGTGCGCCAATGTGCCCAGTCAACACGCCATTCAGACAGCATTAGGTGGTTATCAAAGCATTAACGAATTAATAGCCGAAGGTGGTCGTTTGCGCACTCAACGAGACATCGCCTATAAAATGTTAAACGATATTCCGGGCATCAAGTGTGTAAAACCCAAAGGCGCCATGTATTGTTTTGCCAAAGTCGATGAGAAAAAATTTCAGATCCGTGACGATGAGCGCATGATTTTAGATCTTCTGCGACAACAAAAAGTATTGTTGGTGCACGGCAGTGCCTTTAACTTTTTCGAAGGGATCTACTTCCGCTTGGTATTTTTACCTCACCAGGACCAGCTTGTGCCTGCCCTCGAAGGTGTCCAGGAGTTCTTTTCAACATACACTCAGGAATAATTAAATAGATGCATAAAAAGAGTCACTTTTTTGCTCACATGGCGCGCATGAAGCTTATTCAACGTTGGCCACTAATGCGCAATGTACACCAGGAAAATGTTCAGGAGCACAGTTTACAGGTAGCCATGGTGGCACATGCGCTGGCGTTGATAAAAAACCGTTATTACGACGGTAAAGTGGACCCAAATCGCGTCGCGACAATTGCGCTTTTTCACGATGTTTCAGAGGTTCTCACTGGCGATTTACCCAATCCTGTAAAGTATTTCAATAACGCCATAAAAGAAGAATATAAAAAAATAGAAAAGATCGCTGAACAACGCTTGATTGATATGGCGCCTGAAGAGTTCCGCGAAGACTATGCGCAATTAATTGATCAACAATTTCACTCAGATGAAGAAGCCTTTCTGGTAAAAGCAGCCGATGTGATTTGCGCCTACTTAAAAACCCTGGAAGAGCTGGCGGCCGGGAACAAAGAATTTAAGCTCGCCAAAAAGCGAATGGATCAAACGCTCAAAGACTATCACTCTCCAGAAGTGGAATACTTCTTAGAGGCTTACGTCCCCAGCTTTTTGTTAAGCCTCGACGAAATTACCCTGGACTCAGAATAAACGAGCTCAGGCTCGTTTTTTTGATTTAGATACCGTCTACATAGAATGATTCGCGCTATCCGATATAACCATTCAAATTTACCAAGTCAAAAACTTGACCAGAAACTAAGCGCACAGTAACGTAAAGAAAAACCTCTGAGGATAAGTGTTGACTAATCAATGGCATGAGAGGCGATTTGATAATCGCACAGTGCGCGAAGGTGATCATCGCACCCCATTTCAACGTGATAAAGCCCGTATTCTGCATTCTGCAGCATTCAGACGTCTGCAATCGAAAACTCAGGTTCTAGGCATTGGCATTGGCGACTTTTATCGCACTCGGCTGACCCACTCTTTGGAAGCTTCGCAAATTGGTCAAGGTATCTCAGCCCAATTGACCCTCAAATATCCCGATCTTATGCAAGAACTCGGTCTGGACAGCACCTTAATTGAAGCTCTCTGTCTGGCGCACGATATTGGTCATCCTCCCTTTGGTCACGGTGGTGAGGTAGCGTTGAATTTTATGATGCACCAGCATGGTGGCTTTGAAGGCAACGGTCAAACTTTCAGGATTGTTACCCGGCTTGAGCCCTATACCGCTGAACATGGAATGGACCTGTCAAGAAGAACCCTTCTGGGTCTGGTTAAGTACCCCAATACCATCGATGCACTCCAAGGCGAGTACCCTCGAGAAAAAATACAAGATTTTCGCCAAGTTAAGGCGGGCCAATGGCACCCTCCTA includes these proteins:
- a CDS encoding pyridoxal phosphate-dependent aminotransferase is translated as MKTIEKSSKLNNVCYDIRGPILSEAKRLEDEGHRILKLNIGNPAPFGFEAPEDILKDVIHNLPSSQGYADANGLYAARVAVMQYYQQRNIKNISIEDVFIGNGVSELIVMAMQALLNNGDEVLLPSPDYPLWTAAVSLSSGTPIHYRCDEQSNWFPDIEDIKSKITPNTKAIVLINPNNPTGAVYSKDLLLQLIEVAREHGLMIFSDEIYDKIVYDRAKHISIASLADDIFFVTFSGLSKNYRVAGFRAGWLFISGNKRLGRGYIEGLNILSSMRMCANVPSQHAIQTALGGYQSINELIAEGGRLRTQRDIAYKMLNDIPGIKCVKPKGAMYCFAKVDEKKFQIRDDERMILDLLRQQKVLLVHGSAFNFFEGIYFRLVFLPHQDQLVPALEGVQEFFSTYTQE
- the yfbR gene encoding 5'-deoxynucleotidase is translated as MHKKSHFFAHMARMKLIQRWPLMRNVHQENVQEHSLQVAMVAHALALIKNRYYDGKVDPNRVATIALFHDVSEVLTGDLPNPVKYFNNAIKEEYKKIEKIAEQRLIDMAPEEFREDYAQLIDQQFHSDEEAFLVKAADVICAYLKTLEELAAGNKEFKLAKKRMDQTLKDYHSPEVEYFLEAYVPSFLLSLDEITLDSE